The following proteins are co-located in the Oncorhynchus gorbuscha isolate QuinsamMale2020 ecotype Even-year linkage group LG22, OgorEven_v1.0, whole genome shotgun sequence genome:
- the LOC124009706 gene encoding chromodomain Y-like protein isoform X2, with protein MEALAANGTASLQSAVAGVTAVSGVAGKRRFEEQRSVFDKRLRFSVRQTESAYRYRDLVVKKQDGFTHILLSTKSSENNSLNPDVMKEMQSAMATAAADDSKLVLLSAVGSIFCFGLDFIYFIRLLTDDRKKESIKMAETIRTFVNTFIQFKKPIIVAVNGPAVGLGASILPLCDVVWANEKSWFQTPYTTYGQTPDACASLTFPRIMGVASANEMLLSGRKLTAQEACAKGLVSQVLWPGTFTQEVMVRIRELVTCNSVVLRESKALVRNTNRAALEQANERECEALKRVWGSSQGVDSILKYLQKKIDEF; from the exons ATGGAGGCTCTGGCGGCCAATGGGACAGCTAGCCTGCAGAGTGCAGTGGCAGGAGTCACTGCAGTCTCCGGGGTGGCAGGGAAACGGCGCTTCGAGGAGCAGCGCTCCGTCTTCGACAAGCGCCTTCGGTTCAGCGTCCGGCAGACTGAGAGTGCCTACCGCTACAGGGACCTTGTCGTCAAGAAGCAGGATGGCTTCACCCACATCCTGCTCTCCACCAAGTCCTCGGAGAACAACTCACTTAACCCCGAT GTGATGAAGGAGATGCAGAGTGCCATGGCCACGGCGGCGGCAGACGACAGCAAGCTGGTCCTGCTGAGCGCCGTGGGTAGCATCTTCTGCTTCGGCCTGGACTTCATCTACTTCATTAGACTGCTCACCGACGACCGCAAGAAGGAGAGCATCAAGATGGCTGAGACCATTAG GACATTCGTGAACACATTCATCCAATTCAAGAAGCCCATCATCGTAGCCGTGAATGGACCGGCGGTGGGCCTCGGAGCCTCTATCCTCCCGCTGTGTGACGTGGTCTGGGCCAACGAGAAATCCTGGTTTCAGACGCCCTATACCACCTACGGACAGACACCCGACGCTTGCGCCTCCCTCACCTTCCCTCGCATCATGGGCGTGGCCTCG gCCAATGAGATGTTGCTGAGTGGGCGGAAGCTGACAGCCCAGGAGGCCTGTGCTAAAGGCCTTGTGTCCCAGGTGCTGTGGCCCGGGACTTTCACTCAGGAGGTGATGGTTCGCATTAGGGAGCTAGTCACTTGTAATTCAGTT GTCCTGCGGGAGTCCAAAGCACTGGTGCGAAACACAAACCGGGCCGCCCTGGAGCAGGCCAATGAACGTGAGTGCGAGGCGCTGAAGAGAGTGTGGGGCTCTTCGCAAGGGGTGGACTCCATCCTCAAATACCTGCAGAAGAAGATTGATGAGTTTTAA
- the LOC124009706 gene encoding chromodomain Y-like protein isoform X1, with protein MASEELYEVERIVDKRKNKKGKIEYLVRWRGYGYEGDTWEPETHLSACVEFIHDFNRQHGERQRDSTLLRSTRSTPSTTHSSRNNARKQICRPQPHSGAGSHALVKPGNASSPTAAATAISKPLPPLDPGVAHTRTNMQLNLSQKYSVSATGDICRPGFTSGPAASPVGTVRRSMDLAKSGIKILVPKSPMSSRADSESSPSEAAHCLEQGGQEQDSVPPEVALLEKPPGLLLGPGEERARMGTRPRIQSQSPLIPQQVPITPASIRTLNGKGTSTLMEALAANGTASLQSAVAGVTAVSGVAGKRRFEEQRSVFDKRLRFSVRQTESAYRYRDLVVKKQDGFTHILLSTKSSENNSLNPDVMKEMQSAMATAAADDSKLVLLSAVGSIFCFGLDFIYFIRLLTDDRKKESIKMAETIRTFVNTFIQFKKPIIVAVNGPAVGLGASILPLCDVVWANEKSWFQTPYTTYGQTPDACASLTFPRIMGVASANEMLLSGRKLTAQEACAKGLVSQVLWPGTFTQEVMVRIRELVTCNSVVLRESKALVRNTNRAALEQANERECEALKRVWGSSQGVDSILKYLQKKIDEF; from the exons ATGGCCTCGGAAGAGCTTTATGAG GTTGAGAGAATTGTGGACAAACGGAAGAACAAGAAAGGAAAGATTGAGTACCTGGTGCGCTGGAGGGGCTATGGCTACGAGGGGGACACCTGGGAGCCCGAGACGCACCTCTCTGCCTGTGTGGAGTTCATTCACGATTTTAATCGGCAACACggcgaaagacagagagacagtactttACTGCGCTCCACTCGAAGCACTCCCAGCACGACCCACAGTTCGAGAAACAATGCCCGCAAACAGATCTGCAGGCCTCAGCCACACAGTGGAGCAGGAAGCCATGCTCTAGTAAAACCCGGGAATGCCTCTTCCCCCACCGCAGCAGCTACGGCCATCTCGAAACCGTTGCCACCACTTGACCCTGGCGTGGCACACACTAGAACGAATATGCAGCTTAACTTGAGCCAAAAGTACAGTGTTTCGGCCACCGGTGACATTTGTAGACCTGGCTTCACAAGCGGGCCTGCGGCTTCTCCGGTGGGCACGGTGCGTCGGAGCATGGACCTGGCGAAGTCCGGGATCAAAATCCTAGTACCCAAAAGCCCCATGAGCAGCCGGGCGGACTCTGAGTCGTCGCCTAGCGAGGCGGCCCACTGTCTGGAGCAAGGGGGTCAGGAGCAGGACTCTGTGCCCCCAGAGGTAGCCCTTTTGGAAAAGCCTCCAGGGTTGTTGCTGGGGCCTGGGGAAGAAAGAGCGCGCATGGGGACCCGGCCCAGGATTCAAAGCCAAAGCCCATTAATTCCTCAGCAAGTCCCCATCACCCCCGCATCAATACGCACACTCAATGGGAAAG GTACATCAACACTCATGGAGGCTCTGGCGGCCAATGGGACAGCTAGCCTGCAGAGTGCAGTGGCAGGAGTCACTGCAGTCTCCGGGGTGGCAGGGAAACGGCGCTTCGAGGAGCAGCGCTCCGTCTTCGACAAGCGCCTTCGGTTCAGCGTCCGGCAGACTGAGAGTGCCTACCGCTACAGGGACCTTGTCGTCAAGAAGCAGGATGGCTTCACCCACATCCTGCTCTCCACCAAGTCCTCGGAGAACAACTCACTTAACCCCGAT GTGATGAAGGAGATGCAGAGTGCCATGGCCACGGCGGCGGCAGACGACAGCAAGCTGGTCCTGCTGAGCGCCGTGGGTAGCATCTTCTGCTTCGGCCTGGACTTCATCTACTTCATTAGACTGCTCACCGACGACCGCAAGAAGGAGAGCATCAAGATGGCTGAGACCATTAG GACATTCGTGAACACATTCATCCAATTCAAGAAGCCCATCATCGTAGCCGTGAATGGACCGGCGGTGGGCCTCGGAGCCTCTATCCTCCCGCTGTGTGACGTGGTCTGGGCCAACGAGAAATCCTGGTTTCAGACGCCCTATACCACCTACGGACAGACACCCGACGCTTGCGCCTCCCTCACCTTCCCTCGCATCATGGGCGTGGCCTCG gCCAATGAGATGTTGCTGAGTGGGCGGAAGCTGACAGCCCAGGAGGCCTGTGCTAAAGGCCTTGTGTCCCAGGTGCTGTGGCCCGGGACTTTCACTCAGGAGGTGATGGTTCGCATTAGGGAGCTAGTCACTTGTAATTCAGTT GTCCTGCGGGAGTCCAAAGCACTGGTGCGAAACACAAACCGGGCCGCCCTGGAGCAGGCCAATGAACGTGAGTGCGAGGCGCTGAAGAGAGTGTGGGGCTCTTCGCAAGGGGTGGACTCCATCCTCAAATACCTGCAGAAGAAGATTGATGAGTTTTAA